In the Sarcophilus harrisii chromosome 1, mSarHar1.11, whole genome shotgun sequence genome, one interval contains:
- the LOC105749331 gene encoding LOW QUALITY PROTEIN: carboxypeptidase N subunit 2-like (The sequence of the model RefSeq protein was modified relative to this genomic sequence to represent the inferred CDS: inserted 2 bases in 1 codon): FLLLFGNAVSQYSCPQKCLCSLLLTDCPFANLSNIPQGIAQDTEALFLNENYLTQVPPGILQPLVNLTFLGLSHNKLSLQNDTFDDIGRSILALDLAGNNLMELPPALFRGTKHLVWLNLAENRLAVLDGKIFASLERLTYLDLSQNRLQLLVNMLMGLSQLDTLMMAGNHLQTLPAGDFDPVPNLKVLDISNNEISSLPENLFENLTNLSDLLLDNNSFKKIPFSAVKILPKLEHFSISGNSIQNIPPLSVISESSLRRLDLSNNLVSDLPLNFFSVLRQLEFLSLSGNNINALPGDIFVHNTQLAFLHLDRNQFHTLPIFSGLQRLKXLCCNGIENLPRTFIDKMYELELLNLSNNNITETKGLDSNITQIILTGNPVCTNSMISKTHC, translated from the exons TTTTTGCTGCTCTTTGGAAATGCTGTCAGCCAGTACAGCTGCCCCCAGAAGTGCCTCTGCAGTCTTCTGCTGACAGATTGCCCCTTTGCCAACCTTTCCAACATTCCCCAGGGAATAGCTCAAGACACAGAGGCTCTCTTTCTGAATGAGAATTACTTAACCCAAGTTCCCCCGGGAATCCTTCAGCCCCTTGTTAATCTCACTTTTCTTGGCTTGTCCCACAACAAACTCTCCCTGCAGAATGACACCTTCGACGATATTGGCAGAAGCATCCTTGCCCTGGATCTGGCTGGCAACAATCTGATGGAGCTTCCACCTGCCTTGTTTCGAGGCACAAAGCACCTTGTTTGGCTAAACTTGGCTGAAAACAGACTTGCTGTGCTTGATGGGAAGATTTTTGCCTCCTTGGAAAGACTGACTTACTTGGACCTCTCTCAAAACAGACTACAGTTGTTAGTAAATATGTTGATGGGTCTTTCTCAGCTAGATACGTTAATGATGGCTGGTAATCATCTTCAGACACTCCCTGCTGGAGACTTTGATCCTGTTCCTAACTTGAAGGTCCTTGATATTTCCAATAATGAAATAAGTAGTTTACCAGAGAACTTATTTGAAAACTTGACAAACCTTAGTGATTTGCTCCTTGACAATAATAGTTTCAAGAAGATTCCATTTTCTGCAGTCAAGATCCTCCCCAAGTTAGAACATTTCTCAATATCTGGGAATAGCATCCAAAATATCCCTCCCCTTTCGGTCATTAGTGAATCTAGTTTAAGGCGGCTTGACCTGTCAAATAATTTGGTGTCTGACCTTCCCTTGAATTTCTTCTCAGTGTTAAGGCAGCTGGAATTTCTGAGTCTCTCTGGAAATAACATAAACGCTCTCCCAGGAGACATATTTGTACATAACACTCAGCTAGCATTTCTGCATTTGGACAGAAACCAATTTCATACCCTGCCCATCTTTTCAGGACTGCAAAGACTCAA GTTGTGTTGCAATGGTATAGAAAATTTGCCCAGAACCTTCATAGACAAAATGTATGAATTAGAATTACTGAATCTCTCCAACAACAATATAACAGAGACCAAAGGGTTGGATTCTAATATAACACAAATAATTTTGACTGGGAATCCAGTCTGTACAAACTCAATGATTTCCAAAACACATTGTTAA
- the LOC105749332 gene encoding carboxypeptidase N subunit 2-like: MIWGLFLLLFGNAVCQYSCPQKCLCSLLLTDCRFANLSDIPQGIAQDTETLFLNENYLTQVPPGILQPLVNLTFLGLSHNKLSLQNDTFDDIGRSILALDLAGNNLMELPPALFRGTKHLVWLNLAENRLAVLDGKIFASLERLTYLDLSQNRLQLSVNMLMGLSQLDTLMMAGNHLQTLPAGVFDPVPNLKILDISNNEISSLPDNLFENLTNLSDLLLDNNSFKKIPFSAVKILPKLEHFSISGNSIQNIPPLSVIGESSLRRLDLSNNLVSDLPLNFFSVLRQLEFLSLSGNNINALPGDIFVHNTQLAFLHLDRNQFHTLPIFSGLQRLKELRLCCNGIENLPRTFIDKMYELELLDLSNNNITETKGLDSNTTQIILTGNPVCTNSMISKTHC, translated from the coding sequence ATGATCTGGGGTTTGTTTTTGCTGCTCTTTGGAAATGCTGTCTGCCAGTACAGCTGCCCCCAGAAGTGCCTCTGCAGTCTTCTGCTGACAGATTGCCGCTTTGCCAACCTTTCGGACATTCCCCAGGGAATAGCTCAAGACACAGAGACTCTCTTTCTGAATGAGAATTACTTAACCCAAGTTCCCCCGGGAATCCTTCAGCCCCTTGTTAATCTCACTTTTCTTGGCTTGTCCCACAACAAACTCTCCCTGCAGAATGACACCTTCGACGATATTGGCAGAAGCATCCTTGCCCTGGATCTGGCTGGCAACAATCTGATGGAGCTTCCACCTGCCTTGTTTCGAGGCACAAAGCACCTTGTTTGGCTAAACTTGGCTGAAAACAGACTTGCTGTGCTCGATGGGAAGATTTTTGCCTCCTTGGAAAGACTGACTTACTTGGACCTCTCTCAAAACAGACTGCAGTTGTCAGTAAATATGTTGATGGGTCTTTCTCAGCTAGATACGTTAATGATGGCTGGTAATCATCTTCAGACACTCCCTGCTGGGGTCTTTGATCCCGTTCCTAACTTGAAGATCCTTGATATTTCCAATAATGAAATAAGCAGTTTACCAGATAACTTATTTGAAAACTTGACAAACCTTAGTGATTTGCTCCTTGACAATAATAGTTTCAAGAAGATTCCATTTTCTGCAGTCAAGATCCTCCCCAAGTTAGAACATTTCTCAATATCTGGGAATAGCATCCAAAATATCCCTCCCCTTTCGGTCATTGGTGAATCTAGCTTAAGGCGGCTTGACCTGTCAAATAATTTGGTGTCTGACCTTCCCTTGAATTTCTTCTCAGTGTTAAGGCAGCTGGAATTTCTGAGTCTCTCTGGAAATAACATAAACGCTCTCCCAGGAGACATATTTGTACATAACACTCAGCTAGCATTTTTGCATTTGGACAGAAACCAATTTCATACCCTGCCCATCTTTTCAGGACTGCAAAGACTCAAAGAGTTAAGATTGTGTTGCAATGGTATAGAAAATTTGCCCAGAACCTTCATAGACAAAATGTATGAATTAGAACTGCTGGATCTCTCCAACAACAATATAACAGAGACCAAAGGGTTGGATTCTAATACAACACAAATAATTTTGACTGGGAATCCAGTCTGTACAAACTCAATGATTTCCAAAACACATTGTTAA